The Flavobacterium jumunjinense genome includes a region encoding these proteins:
- a CDS encoding alanine/ornithine racemase family PLP-dependent enzyme, giving the protein MAFLKLYRQKLQENYTFLNTIFRERGIQWGVVTKLLCGNTIFIKEVINLGVRELHDSRISNLKKIKKLDPNIQTVYIKPPSKRNIEKIVQYADVSFNTEIYTIQMLSEEAKRQNKVHKIIIMIEMGDLREGVLGEELLHFYEQVFSFPNIEIRGIGTNLNCLSGVMPTQDKLIQLSLYKQLIEAKFNVKIPWVSGGTSVAIPLMLKNARPMAVNHFRIGEALFFAKDLFTGETIEGMHNDVFKLYAEVIEITEKPDNPIGELGENVAGNTYEITDETDLGATSLRAILDIGLLDMQPQYLEPDNPNITIVDASSDMMVIDITKSEKNYKVGDLVSFKLQYMGALYLLNSDYIEKIVQ; this is encoded by the coding sequence ATGGCATTTTTAAAATTATACCGTCAAAAATTACAAGAAAACTATACTTTCTTAAATACAATTTTCAGAGAAAGAGGTATTCAATGGGGTGTTGTTACTAAACTACTTTGCGGTAATACAATTTTCATTAAAGAAGTAATTAATTTAGGTGTACGAGAACTACACGATTCTAGAATTAGTAATTTAAAAAAAATAAAAAAATTAGATCCAAACATTCAAACGGTATATATAAAACCACCATCTAAAAGAAATATTGAAAAAATAGTGCAATATGCTGATGTAAGTTTCAACACTGAAATTTATACGATTCAAATGCTTTCTGAAGAAGCAAAACGTCAAAATAAAGTCCATAAAATCATCATAATGATAGAAATGGGTGATTTACGTGAAGGAGTTTTAGGAGAAGAATTATTACACTTCTACGAACAAGTATTTAGTTTTCCAAATATAGAGATTAGAGGAATTGGAACAAATTTAAATTGTTTAAGTGGTGTAATGCCAACACAAGATAAATTAATACAGTTAAGTTTATACAAACAATTGATTGAAGCCAAATTTAATGTAAAAATACCTTGGGTTTCTGGAGGAACTTCTGTAGCTATTCCATTAATGCTTAAAAATGCAAGACCCATGGCTGTGAATCACTTTAGAATTGGTGAAGCATTATTTTTTGCAAAAGATTTATTTACTGGAGAAACTATAGAAGGAATGCACAACGATGTTTTTAAATTATATGCAGAGGTTATTGAAATTACAGAAAAACCCGATAATCCAATTGGTGAATTAGGTGAAAATGTAGCAGGAAATACCTATGAAATAACAGATGAAACTGATTTAGGAGCAACATCATTAAGAGCTATTCTTGATATTGGATTATTAGATATGCAACCACAATATTTAGAACCTGACAATCCAAACATTACTATTGTAGATGCTAGTTCTGACATGATGGTAATTGATATTACTAAATCTGAAAAGAACTATAAAGTAGGTGATTTAGTATCCTTTAAACTACAATATATGGGTGCATTGTATCTCTTAAATTCTGATTATATCGAAAAAATAGTGCAATAA
- the alr gene encoding alanine racemase, whose product MHKNSTITINKEAHKKNIDFIKKTFGNKVILSSVVKGNAYGHGLAEFSKMAYSNGVTHFSVFDVEEAKIVFDTLGKKVTILIMGFVADDDLKWVIQNNIEFFVFERYRLAKATKTAKKLKQKAIIHIEVETGMNRTGFDIKTISKVAQFIIKEKESIYFKGLCTHYAGAESIANYYRVSKQIEIFNKADQIIKSHGIEPEIRHSACSAASMMFPETRMDLVRVGILQYGLWPSPEVLVSYLNTKKKKIDPLERVISWKSEVMSVKRVKSGEFIGYGTSFMARENMKIATIPLGYSHGYSRSLSNQGRVLINGQRCMLIGTVNMNMLTIDVTEVEHVKKGDEVVLIGKQDALSLSVASFSDLSNQLNYELLTRISKTIPRQTI is encoded by the coding sequence ATGCATAAAAATTCAACGATTACAATAAATAAAGAAGCGCATAAAAAGAATATCGATTTCATCAAAAAAACATTTGGTAACAAAGTAATTCTGTCGTCTGTTGTTAAAGGAAATGCGTACGGTCACGGTTTAGCAGAATTTTCTAAAATGGCCTATAGTAATGGAGTTACACATTTTTCAGTTTTCGATGTAGAGGAAGCTAAAATTGTATTTGATACTTTAGGAAAAAAAGTAACCATACTAATTATGGGATTTGTTGCAGATGATGATTTAAAATGGGTGATACAAAACAACATCGAATTCTTTGTTTTTGAACGTTACCGATTAGCGAAAGCTACAAAAACAGCCAAAAAATTAAAACAAAAAGCAATAATTCATATTGAGGTTGAAACGGGTATGAATAGAACTGGTTTTGATATAAAAACGATTTCAAAAGTTGCACAATTTATTATTAAAGAAAAAGAGAGCATCTATTTCAAAGGACTTTGTACACATTATGCGGGCGCAGAAAGCATTGCTAATTACTATAGAGTTTCCAAACAAATTGAAATTTTCAACAAAGCTGACCAAATTATTAAATCACACGGAATAGAACCAGAAATTAGACATTCTGCTTGTTCTGCAGCATCGATGATGTTTCCAGAAACAAGAATGGATTTAGTACGTGTTGGTATATTACAATATGGTTTATGGCCAAGTCCAGAAGTATTAGTGAGTTATTTAAACACTAAGAAGAAAAAAATTGACCCATTAGAGCGTGTTATTTCATGGAAATCGGAAGTAATGAGCGTTAAAAGAGTCAAATCTGGTGAATTTATAGGCTATGGAACAAGTTTTATGGCGAGAGAAAACATGAAAATTGCAACTATTCCGTTAGGATATTCACATGGTTATAGTCGTTCCTTAAGTAATCAAGGCCGCGTTCTCATTAACGGACAACGCTGTATGCTTATTGGAACAGTAAATATGAATATGTTAACGATAGATGTTACAGAAGTTGAACATGTAAAAAAAGGTGATGAAGTCGTGTTAATTGGTAAGCAAGATGCACTATCTTTGAGTGTTGCTTCATTCAGTGATTTGAGTAATCAACTGAATTATGAATTATTAACAAGAATATCTAAAACAATTCCAAGACAAACTATATAA
- a CDS encoding amidohydrolase — protein sequence MKELIQFRQELHQHPEVSGEEKETAKRVLAFLSNYPPSEIITNLGGEGILALYRGKQEGKSILFRCELDALPIQEINTFDYKSSYEGVSHKCGHDGHMAILCGMAKTLHENPLEKGTVMLLFQPAEEDGNGAKRVLNDLKFNTIKPDFAFALHNLPGYKKHQIVVKEATFTCAVNSMIIQLEGKTAHAGEPENGTNPALAIAEITQVFNAKINTDVASNQYCLITPIHITMGEKAYGVSAGYGEVHFTVRSNSNAQMRIIESNLEENVAEIASKFNLKVKIDWTQSFQANENNIEAVDFIKKAALKKEYAILEKELPFTFGEDFGLFTQHFKGAMLGLGSGENTPSLHNPDYDFPDEIIATGVTLFHQITKEIIDA from the coding sequence TTGAAAGAACTTATACAATTCCGACAAGAATTACACCAACATCCAGAAGTTTCTGGAGAAGAAAAAGAAACTGCGAAACGTGTTTTAGCATTTCTATCCAATTACCCTCCTAGCGAAATTATTACTAATCTTGGTGGAGAAGGTATTTTAGCCCTTTACAGAGGAAAACAAGAAGGTAAATCCATTTTATTTCGATGTGAATTAGATGCATTACCCATTCAAGAAATCAATACGTTTGACTATAAATCTTCATACGAAGGTGTTTCACACAAATGTGGACACGACGGTCATATGGCTATTTTATGCGGAATGGCAAAAACGTTACATGAAAATCCATTAGAAAAAGGCACAGTCATGCTTTTGTTTCAACCCGCTGAAGAAGATGGAAATGGAGCAAAAAGAGTTTTAAATGACCTTAAGTTCAATACAATTAAACCCGATTTTGCATTTGCATTGCATAACCTTCCTGGCTATAAAAAACATCAAATAGTTGTAAAAGAAGCTACTTTTACCTGTGCTGTTAACAGTATGATTATTCAGCTAGAAGGAAAAACTGCACATGCTGGTGAACCCGAAAACGGAACAAACCCTGCATTGGCTATAGCTGAAATTACGCAAGTATTTAATGCTAAAATTAATACAGATGTTGCATCCAATCAATATTGTCTCATTACTCCTATTCATATTACTATGGGAGAGAAAGCATACGGTGTTTCTGCGGGTTATGGTGAAGTTCATTTTACAGTGAGAAGCAATAGCAATGCACAAATGAGAATAATTGAGTCTAATTTAGAAGAAAACGTAGCAGAAATTGCTTCAAAGTTTAATCTAAAAGTAAAAATAGATTGGACACAAAGCTTTCAAGCCAATGAAAATAATATTGAGGCCGTTGATTTTATTAAAAAAGCAGCGCTAAAAAAAGAGTATGCTATTTTAGAAAAAGAACTTCCTTTTACGTTTGGAGAAGATTTCGGCTTGTTTACCCAACATTTCAAAGGAGCAATGCTAGGCTTAGGTTCTGGTGAAAACACACCATCGCTTCACAATCCTGATTATGATTTTCCAGATGAAATTATAGCAACTGGTGTAACATTATTTCATCAAATTACCAAAGAAATTATAGATGCATAA
- a CDS encoding GNAT family N-acetyltransferase, with translation MEFKIINPETGENTTYTHQIIAQFLYTHLEQYGDKIEDILKCIDYAMNPAKGGNIIVGLDNEKIVGVVILNNTGMKDFIPENILVYIAVDNSQRGKGFGKKLMQKAIDTAEGNIALHVEPDNPAKGLYEKLGFTNKYLEMRLTK, from the coding sequence ATGGAATTCAAAATAATTAATCCAGAAACTGGAGAAAACACGACTTATACACATCAAATCATTGCTCAATTTTTATACACGCATCTAGAACAATATGGTGATAAAATTGAAGACATTCTTAAGTGTATCGATTATGCTATGAATCCTGCAAAAGGAGGAAACATTATTGTTGGTTTAGACAATGAGAAAATTGTTGGTGTTGTTATTCTTAACAATACAGGAATGAAAGATTTTATTCCTGAAAACATTTTAGTATACATCGCTGTAGATAATAGTCAACGTGGGAAAGGTTTTGGTAAAAAATTAATGCAAAAAGCAATTGATACTGCAGAAGGAAATATCGCATTACATGTTGAGCCAGATAATCCTGCAAAAGGTTTGTATGAAAAACTAGGCTTTACAAACAAGTACTTAGAAATGCGTTTAACGAAATAA
- a CDS encoding sodium:solute symporter family protein: MHAVDYIIFVVYMLAMLGVGLYFYKKNKSSEDFYVSGRNMNSWHIGLSVVATDVGGGFSIGLGGLGFTMGISGSWMLFTGLIGAWLSAVFLIPKVSKLGHMHKFFTFPQIFNHYYNAKVALLAGIISAIGYIGFTSSQVLAGAKLASATIDGLSLQTALIVMGIIAVVYTAIGGLKAVIYTDTIQWIILIAGLVFIGIPIAYNAVGGYDVIKATLAPEYLSLTNVSWHQLLNWSVTIIPIWFIGMTLYQRIYACKDEKEAKKAWFIAGFFEWPIMAFMGVILGMLAKVAATQGMFEGITDAASMDSEMGLPILLSTILPVGLMGLMLSSYFSAILSTADSCLMAASGNIVTDIISKFSKKELSEKKMLQLSQIVTLSVGVFAILLASQMQNVLELMLYSYAFMVSGLFVPVLGALFWKKSNPTAAFWSMLFGGGTTIYLILSENRLPFNISLPKNLDANIFGISVSLILFISISNYYYKKTTNGIQNN, translated from the coding sequence ATGCACGCAGTAGATTATATAATCTTTGTTGTTTACATGCTAGCTATGCTTGGTGTAGGCTTATATTTTTATAAGAAAAACAAATCCTCAGAAGATTTTTACGTTAGTGGAAGAAACATGAACAGTTGGCACATTGGGCTTTCTGTAGTTGCAACAGATGTTGGTGGAGGTTTCTCAATTGGTCTCGGTGGACTCGGTTTCACGATGGGAATTTCTGGTTCTTGGATGCTTTTTACAGGGTTAATTGGTGCCTGGTTGAGTGCTGTTTTTTTAATCCCTAAAGTGAGTAAATTGGGACACATGCATAAGTTCTTTACATTTCCACAAATTTTTAATCATTATTATAATGCTAAAGTAGCTTTATTGGCTGGTATAATTTCTGCCATTGGTTATATTGGTTTTACAAGTTCTCAAGTTTTAGCTGGTGCCAAATTAGCTTCTGCAACAATTGACGGATTGAGCCTTCAAACGGCATTAATTGTTATGGGAATAATTGCTGTAGTTTATACAGCTATTGGTGGTTTAAAAGCAGTTATTTATACCGATACTATTCAATGGATCATTTTAATTGCAGGATTGGTTTTCATCGGAATTCCAATTGCTTACAATGCTGTTGGTGGTTATGATGTTATTAAAGCAACACTTGCTCCTGAATATTTATCGTTAACCAATGTATCGTGGCACCAACTTTTAAATTGGTCGGTTACTATTATTCCTATTTGGTTTATTGGAATGACATTGTACCAAAGAATTTATGCTTGTAAAGACGAAAAAGAAGCTAAAAAAGCATGGTTTATTGCTGGTTTCTTCGAATGGCCAATAATGGCATTTATGGGTGTTATCCTAGGAATGTTAGCTAAAGTTGCCGCTACTCAAGGTATGTTTGAAGGTATTACCGATGCTGCTTCAATGGATAGCGAAATGGGATTACCTATTTTATTAAGCACTATTCTTCCTGTTGGTTTAATGGGATTAATGTTGTCTTCTTATTTTTCTGCTATTCTTTCTACTGCCGACAGTTGTTTAATGGCAGCTTCTGGAAATATTGTAACCGATATTATCTCTAAATTCTCCAAAAAAGAATTGTCTGAAAAGAAAATGCTACAACTTTCTCAAATTGTTACACTTTCTGTAGGTGTGTTTGCAATTCTATTAGCATCGCAAATGCAAAACGTATTAGAATTAATGCTCTACTCCTACGCTTTTATGGTTTCTGGACTTTTTGTTCCTGTTTTAGGAGCTTTGTTTTGGAAAAAGAGTAATCCAACTGCTGCTTTTTGGAGTATGTTGTTTGGTGGAGGAACAACAATCTACCTCATCCTTTCTGAAAACAGATTACCATTTAATATAAGCTTGCCTAAAAATTTAGATGCCAATATCTTCGGAATAAGTGTATCTTTAATACTGTTCATATCAATCTCAAATTATTATTATAAAAAAACAACGAATGGAATTCAAAATAATTAA
- a CDS encoding YifB family Mg chelatase-like AAA ATPase: MLVKVFGSAVFGVEATTITVEVNIDKGIGYHLVGLPDSAIKESSYRIAAALKNNNYSLPGKKITINMAPADLRKEGSAYDLTLAVGILAASSQIKTDKVTDYIIMGELSLDGGLQPIKGALSIAIKAKEEGFKGVILPIQNVKEAAVVDGIDVYGAENVLQVIDFFDGKDGLVPTVIDCQEEFNKTLDFPEFDFSDVKGQESIKRCMEIAAAGGHNIILIGPPGSGKTMLAKRLPSILPPMTMQEALETTKIHSVAGKVKESGLLTQRPFRSPHHSASSVSLVGGGSYPQPGEISLAHNGVLFLDELPEFKREVLEVMRQPLEDREVTIARAKFTITYPSSFMLVASMNPSPGGYFNDPNAPVSSSPMEMQRYLSKISGPLLDRIDIHIEVTPVPFEKLSDKRKAECSADIRKRVTKARDIQSNRFQEFKNIHYNAQLSSKLIREYCALDEQSLQLLKTAMERLNLSARAYDRILKVARTIADLEASIAIQSYHIAEAIQYRSLDREGWLK, translated from the coding sequence ATGTTAGTAAAAGTATTCGGAAGTGCCGTTTTCGGTGTGGAAGCGACAACCATTACCGTAGAAGTAAATATAGATAAAGGAATAGGCTACCACTTGGTAGGATTACCTGATTCCGCAATTAAAGAAAGCAGTTATCGCATTGCTGCTGCGCTCAAAAACAACAACTATTCGTTACCAGGAAAGAAGATTACGATAAATATGGCTCCTGCCGATTTGCGTAAGGAAGGTTCTGCCTACGATTTAACGCTTGCAGTTGGTATTCTTGCAGCGTCTTCACAAATTAAAACCGATAAAGTAACAGATTATATCATCATGGGTGAATTGTCGCTCGATGGTGGTTTGCAACCTATAAAAGGAGCGTTGTCTATTGCCATAAAAGCAAAAGAAGAAGGTTTTAAAGGCGTAATTTTACCCATTCAAAACGTAAAAGAAGCAGCTGTTGTAGATGGAATAGATGTGTATGGAGCTGAAAATGTATTGCAAGTAATCGATTTTTTTGATGGAAAAGATGGTTTAGTCCCTACAGTTATTGATTGTCAAGAAGAATTTAATAAAACTTTAGATTTTCCAGAATTCGATTTTTCCGATGTGAAAGGACAAGAAAGCATCAAACGTTGTATGGAGATTGCTGCTGCTGGTGGTCATAATATTATTTTAATTGGTCCACCTGGATCAGGAAAAACGATGTTAGCGAAACGTTTGCCGAGTATTTTGCCACCAATGACAATGCAAGAGGCTTTAGAAACTACAAAAATACATTCTGTTGCAGGGAAAGTGAAAGAATCAGGTTTATTAACACAACGTCCATTTCGATCTCCGCATCACAGTGCCAGTTCAGTTTCACTAGTTGGAGGCGGAAGTTATCCACAACCGGGAGAGATTTCTTTAGCACACAATGGTGTGTTGTTTTTGGATGAATTACCAGAATTTAAAAGAGAAGTTTTGGAAGTAATGCGTCAACCTTTAGAAGATAGAGAAGTGACTATTGCAAGAGCAAAATTCACAATTACCTATCCATCATCTTTTATGTTAGTAGCGAGTATGAATCCTAGTCCGGGTGGTTATTTTAACGATCCAAACGCACCAGTTTCTAGCTCACCAATGGAAATGCAACGTTATTTGAGTAAAATTTCAGGTCCGTTGTTAGATAGAATTGATATTCATATTGAAGTGACACCTGTTCCATTTGAAAAACTATCCGATAAACGAAAAGCAGAATGTAGTGCAGATATTAGAAAAAGGGTCACAAAAGCTAGAGATATTCAGTCTAATCGTTTTCAAGAGTTTAAAAATATTCATTATAACGCACAATTGAGTAGTAAATTAATTCGCGAATATTGTGCGCTAGACGAGCAATCTTTACAGTTGTTAAAAACAGCTATGGAACGATTGAATTTATCAGCGAGAGCCTATGATAGAATTTTAAAAGTAGCACGAACTATTGCCGATTTAGAAGCGTCAATTGCTATTCAATCGTATCATATTGCAGAAGCGATTCAATACAGAAGTTTAGATAGAGAAGGTTGGTTGAAATAA
- a CDS encoding tetratricopeptide repeat protein, which yields MKKIILLLFVFTSIHFHAQKRNEEAWNKAKEAIKLMEEGKIDESIDLLKECEKIDSKDYTYPYEKAYAYILKKDYKTAIKILTKTKKYKGITNQVYQLLGNCYSYSGEPEKAIKEYEEGMKKFPNSGNLYLEKGNIYLFQEKYNEAIQCYEDGIKVDPMYPSNYYRLAKLFFASKDKLSGLIYGELFMNIERTTKRTTEMSKLLYDTYTEVIKIDGDNASIHFCELTIDLKDVDNGKIEMPFCGIFGSHFILATITQKEVNLKTLSEMRLFFINSYFKKDYEKHPNLLFEYHNRLLQNDLLEAYNFYLFQVGSSSEFNEWKNNNESTYTKFTEWYVQPENIIEINQKNRFIR from the coding sequence ATGAAAAAAATAATTTTATTACTGTTTGTCTTTACTTCAATTCATTTTCATGCGCAAAAACGTAATGAAGAAGCTTGGAATAAAGCCAAAGAAGCCATCAAACTAATGGAAGAAGGTAAAATTGATGAAAGCATCGATTTACTTAAAGAATGTGAAAAAATAGACAGTAAGGATTATACATACCCTTACGAGAAGGCTTATGCATACATTCTTAAAAAGGATTATAAAACGGCTATAAAAATTCTAACTAAAACAAAAAAGTATAAAGGTATAACCAATCAAGTCTATCAATTACTTGGAAATTGCTACAGCTATTCTGGTGAACCTGAAAAAGCAATTAAAGAGTATGAAGAAGGCATGAAGAAGTTTCCTAATTCGGGAAATCTTTATCTAGAAAAAGGAAATATTTATTTGTTTCAAGAAAAATACAATGAAGCAATACAATGTTATGAAGATGGTATAAAAGTTGACCCAATGTACCCATCAAACTATTATAGATTAGCAAAATTATTCTTCGCATCAAAGGACAAACTTTCAGGTTTAATTTATGGCGAACTTTTTATGAATATAGAAAGAACAACAAAACGAACAACTGAAATGAGTAAACTTTTATACGACACCTACACTGAAGTAATAAAAATTGACGGTGATAATGCTTCAATTCATTTTTGTGAATTAACAATCGACCTAAAAGATGTTGATAATGGCAAAATAGAAATGCCTTTTTGTGGCATATTTGGTAGTCATTTTATACTTGCAACAATAACGCAAAAAGAAGTAAATCTTAAAACCTTATCTGAAATGCGATTATTTTTCATAAACAGTTATTTCAAAAAAGATTACGAAAAACATCCAAACCTACTTTTTGAATACCATAATAGATTATTGCAAAATGATTTATTAGAAGCTTACAATTTTTATCTTTTCCAAGTTGGCTCTTCTTCAGAATTTAATGAGTGGAAAAACAACAACGAATCGACCTATACCAAATTTACAGAATGGTATGTTCAACCCGAAAATATAATTGAAATCAATCAAAAAAATAGATTTATCAGATAG
- a CDS encoding DUF6882 domain-containing protein → MSFQNKTKSDFNTFLELLDQNAALSLEKQFLFGDIIESKPWQLDMSLGTISFEELTFPIQIIGSLSFNNNSWMWGWANTQSGIPENLLIQSNQLKNIGTDKNIVELTDAHFQVAEGFEHKIGMIACGLFNSKSYYCANYGQGTLVVTIDSDLIPEIDTNKAEKILTHFPQVISSIDVNHKDAFINYLIDKEFQIAITPNTVQAMKNESTITADFDALGRLTSLNGTIK, encoded by the coding sequence ATGAGCTTTCAAAATAAAACAAAATCAGATTTTAATACTTTTTTAGAATTACTCGATCAAAACGCAGCACTATCATTAGAAAAACAATTCCTTTTTGGAGACATTATTGAATCTAAACCATGGCAATTAGACATGAGTCTTGGTACTATTTCATTTGAAGAACTTACGTTTCCAATTCAAATAATAGGTTCTTTATCATTTAATAATAATTCTTGGATGTGGGGTTGGGCAAATACACAAAGTGGCATTCCAGAAAACCTACTAATACAATCCAATCAACTAAAAAATATTGGAACCGATAAAAACATAGTAGAGTTAACAGATGCACATTTCCAAGTTGCTGAAGGTTTTGAACATAAAATTGGAATGATTGCATGTGGTTTGTTCAATTCTAAAAGCTATTATTGTGCCAATTACGGTCAAGGAACATTAGTTGTTACAATAGATAGTGACTTAATTCCTGAAATTGACACTAATAAAGCTGAAAAAATACTAACCCATTTCCCACAAGTTATTAGTAGTATTGATGTGAATCATAAAGATGCTTTCATCAATTATCTTATAGATAAAGAGTTTCAAATAGCGATTACACCAAACACTGTTCAAGCTATGAAGAATGAAAGTACAATTACAGCCGATTTTGATGCATTAGGAAGATTGACTTCTTTAAATGGAACTATTAAATAA
- a CDS encoding YebC/PmpR family DNA-binding transcriptional regulator — MGRAFEFRKARKMKRWSAMAKTFTRIGKDIVMAVKEGGPSPETNSRLRAVIQNAKSANMPKENVERAIKKASEKDTADFKEVLFEGYAPHGIAILIETATDNNNRTVANVRSYFNKCNGTLGTQGSVEFMFDHTCNFRIPAEGQDVEELELEMIDFGVEEIFADEDGILMYAPFESFGAIQKELENRGLEILSSGFERIPQVTKELTPDEVADVEKLLEKFEEDDDVMNVYHTMQESESEE, encoded by the coding sequence ATGGGAAGAGCATTCGAATTTAGAAAAGCTAGAAAAATGAAACGTTGGTCAGCAATGGCTAAAACGTTTACAAGAATTGGTAAAGACATCGTTATGGCCGTTAAAGAAGGCGGACCAAGTCCTGAAACTAATTCTCGTTTGAGAGCAGTTATACAAAATGCAAAGTCGGCAAACATGCCGAAAGAAAATGTAGAGCGCGCTATTAAAAAAGCATCTGAAAAAGATACTGCCGATTTTAAAGAAGTACTTTTCGAAGGTTATGCTCCACATGGAATTGCTATACTTATTGAAACAGCTACCGACAATAATAATAGAACTGTTGCTAATGTTAGAAGTTATTTTAACAAATGCAATGGAACTCTAGGAACGCAAGGTTCTGTCGAATTTATGTTCGATCATACTTGTAATTTTAGAATTCCAGCAGAGGGTCAAGATGTAGAAGAGCTAGAATTAGAAATGATAGATTTCGGTGTGGAAGAAATTTTCGCAGACGAAGACGGAATTTTAATGTACGCTCCTTTTGAAAGCTTTGGTGCCATTCAAAAAGAATTAGAGAATAGAGGATTAGAAATTCTATCTTCTGGTTTTGAAAGAATTCCTCAAGTTACAAAAGAATTAACACCTGATGAAGTTGCTGATGTTGAAAAATTATTAGAAAAATTTGAAGAAGATGATGATGTAATGAATGTTTATCATACCATGCAAGAATCTGAAAGCGAAGAATAA
- the gcvT gene encoding glycine cleavage system aminomethyltransferase GcvT codes for MKNTALSHIHESLGAKMVPFAGYNMPVQYEGVNAEHETVRNGVGVFDVSHMGEFLLTGENALALIQKVTSNDASVLEVGRAQYSCLPNNDGGIVDDLIIYKLKEDQYLLVVNASNIEKDWNWISSHNDLGVTMEDISESYSLLAIQGPKAVEAMQSLTTVNLSEIKYYHFEIANFAGVDDVIVSATGYTGSGGFEIYCKNTVAEQVWNKVFEAGASFGIKPIGLAARDTLRLEMGFCLYGNDISDTTSPLEAGLGWITKFTKEFTNSENLKKQKEEGVTRKLVAFEMVERGIPRHDYEIADASGNVVGIVTSGTQSPSLGIAIGLGYVPTELSKLDSEIFIRIRNKDIAAKVVKLPFYKK; via the coding sequence ATGAAAAATACAGCTTTATCTCACATTCATGAAAGTTTAGGAGCAAAAATGGTTCCTTTTGCAGGTTACAATATGCCTGTTCAATATGAAGGTGTAAATGCAGAACATGAAACCGTTAGAAATGGTGTTGGAGTTTTTGATGTTTCACACATGGGAGAATTCCTTCTAACAGGAGAAAACGCATTAGCATTAATTCAAAAAGTAACATCAAATGACGCTTCAGTTTTAGAAGTTGGTCGTGCACAATATTCATGTTTACCAAATAATGATGGTGGAATTGTTGATGATTTAATTATATATAAACTTAAAGAAGACCAATATTTATTAGTTGTAAACGCTTCAAATATTGAAAAAGATTGGAATTGGATTTCTTCGCACAATGACTTAGGCGTTACTATGGAAGATATTTCTGAAAGTTATTCACTTTTAGCTATCCAAGGTCCTAAAGCAGTTGAAGCAATGCAGTCTTTAACAACTGTAAATTTATCAGAAATTAAATATTATCACTTCGAAATAGCAAATTTTGCAGGTGTTGATGACGTTATCGTTTCTGCTACAGGATATACAGGTTCTGGTGGATTTGAAATCTATTGCAAAAACACAGTAGCAGAGCAAGTTTGGAACAAAGTTTTCGAAGCTGGTGCTAGTTTTGGTATCAAACCAATCGGTTTAGCAGCAAGAGATACACTTCGTTTAGAAATGGGATTCTGTTTATACGGAAACGATATTAGCGACACAACTTCACCACTTGAAGCTGGGTTAGGTTGGATTACTAAATTCACAAAAGAGTTTACAAATTCTGAAAATCTTAAAAAGCAAAAAGAAGAAGGTGTTACTCGTAAATTAGTTGCTTTTGAAATGGTCGAAAGAGGAATTCCTCGTCATGATTATGAAATTGCAGATGCAAGCGGTAATGTTGTAGGAATTGTAACTTCTGGAACTCAATCGCCATCATTAGGAATAGCAATTGGTTTAGGATATGTTCCAACTGAATTATCAAAATTAGATTCAGAAATATTCATTAGAATTAGAAATAAAGATATTGCTGCTAAGGTGGTTAAATTACCTTTTTATAAAAAATAG